In Deinococcus puniceus, one genomic interval encodes:
- a CDS encoding DUF937 domain-containing protein: protein MTLLDQIQSYFGAGAAEQLAHAVKLTPEQARTALHAGLPLQLDALVDHAATSEGREQVLDAVQNLPQFASVQDALNDADGASNLERAGEMLSPVLLGGRGDQITQAVAAKLSAGQTDTGASGGLHSGVQRLMQMALPLLLSFLGQRGLNAGNVATMLPDMRGGLAGLAGLAGAGALAAGLAKTEVKLPGLDTPDLGQPQLGKVDLGSATVVTPDLHPPDLHKANPGAIGGLAAAGAAGLAGAALTSGNLLDFIKGQFTPAVAEQVGKSAGFGGSTAGRATLAALPLVLNALVNKGRTEAGANDVLNMARPLGHLAADDGTLKTNLLNDAAETARMEGQGRGLLGGLFGNVEAVTGRLGTAVGGSGANAGRLLAILTPLVLGLLGNRARASGVGAGAFSGLLGGMGGSLAGLLPSGLSSLGGLLGAGALGAGAAATTVAAAVPPAPRPVTPPATPPVVTPAVVREPERKRGGFPWWLIPLALLLLLGGCWVLNRNPAATTGTGTGTSAAAGGIVVTNPTADANLPAAEFTMSGTGTAGDTLSIADQGQEVAQSTVGADGQWTATIPAPTVGEHTYSITGGDGTAKSEFKVNITDDTASTEPTATDPTGTDAAAAGDSGTGEFSITEPAAGATLPSGDFALSGRGTAGQEIELFDGDTSLGKVTVDADGNWTLPVTGAAAGARAYAVKGSDGTELATLSATVGEAGAASGTETGTEAGTDTAAPDTAAPDAAAPTGAAPVAADFSITEPAADAQLPAGGFALSGQGTPGASVEVFEDGVSLGSVTVGADGTWTKDVPSPAEGAHTYAVKAADGTELTTVSATVAAATAAAGAAAEACTEDYTLSITDGQTVSEPFRFGGVGGGEGYSVTVKRGERLIGTKDIKLDGSCGWAYQSRPGVGTVTYEVRPLGDASAEPLSTVNLTVAQ, encoded by the coding sequence ATGACCTTACTGGATCAGATCCAAAGCTATTTTGGAGCCGGAGCCGCAGAGCAGTTGGCCCACGCCGTCAAGCTGACGCCGGAGCAGGCCCGCACCGCGCTGCACGCTGGTTTACCCCTACAACTCGATGCCCTCGTGGATCACGCCGCCACCTCTGAAGGCCGTGAGCAAGTGCTAGACGCCGTGCAGAACCTGCCCCAGTTCGCCAGCGTGCAGGACGCCCTGAACGACGCCGACGGAGCCAGCAATCTGGAGCGGGCCGGAGAAATGCTCTCGCCTGTGCTGCTGGGCGGGCGGGGCGATCAGATCACGCAGGCGGTGGCAGCCAAGCTGAGTGCGGGCCAGACCGACACCGGAGCCAGTGGCGGCCTACACAGTGGGGTGCAGCGCCTGATGCAAATGGCGCTGCCGCTCTTGCTCAGCTTTTTGGGTCAGCGCGGCCTGAATGCGGGCAATGTGGCCACCATGTTGCCGGACATGAGAGGCGGCTTGGCGGGCCTCGCTGGTCTTGCTGGAGCTGGGGCGCTGGCCGCTGGCCTCGCCAAGACGGAAGTGAAGCTGCCGGGTCTGGATACACCCGATCTGGGCCAACCCCAATTGGGCAAGGTGGATTTGGGCAGCGCCACAGTCGTCACGCCCGATCTGCACCCGCCTGACCTGCACAAGGCCAATCCGGGTGCAATCGGCGGGCTGGCCGCTGCCGGGGCCGCAGGGTTGGCCGGAGCCGCGCTGACGTCCGGCAATCTGCTGGACTTTATCAAGGGCCAGTTCACGCCTGCGGTGGCCGAGCAGGTGGGCAAATCGGCAGGATTCGGCGGCAGTACGGCGGGCCGGGCCACGCTGGCCGCGCTACCGCTGGTGCTGAACGCGTTGGTCAACAAGGGCCGCACCGAAGCGGGTGCAAACGACGTGCTGAACATGGCCCGTCCGCTGGGACACCTGGCCGCCGATGACGGCACCCTGAAGACCAATCTGCTGAACGACGCCGCCGAGACCGCCCGCATGGAAGGCCAAGGACGCGGCCTGTTGGGCGGATTGTTCGGCAACGTGGAAGCGGTGACCGGGCGACTGGGTACCGCAGTGGGCGGCAGCGGCGCGAACGCTGGGCGACTCTTGGCGATCCTCACGCCGCTGGTGCTGGGCTTGTTGGGCAACCGCGCCCGTGCAAGCGGCGTGGGCGCAGGCGCGTTTTCTGGCCTGTTGGGGGGGATGGGCGGCAGTCTGGCGGGTCTGCTGCCTTCCGGCCTGTCCAGCTTGGGCGGGTTGTTGGGTGCAGGGGCACTGGGTGCGGGTGCAGCGGCCACGACGGTTGCAGCGGCAGTTCCGCCTGCCCCCCGTCCGGTTACGCCCCCGGCGACTCCGCCTGTGGTCACGCCAGCGGTGGTCAGAGAGCCGGAGCGCAAACGCGGCGGCTTCCCCTGGTGGCTCATTCCTCTGGCGCTCCTCCTGCTGTTGGGCGGCTGCTGGGTTCTGAACCGCAATCCTGCCGCCACCACGGGCACAGGCACGGGCACCAGCGCAGCGGCGGGCGGCATCGTGGTCACCAACCCCACAGCTGATGCCAACCTGCCTGCCGCCGAGTTCACCATGAGCGGCACAGGCACGGCGGGCGACACCCTGAGCATTGCCGATCAGGGCCAAGAAGTCGCCCAGTCCACCGTAGGCGCAGACGGCCAGTGGACGGCCACCATTCCCGCGCCTACGGTGGGCGAACACACCTACAGCATCACCGGCGGGGACGGCACGGCCAAGAGTGAATTCAAGGTCAACATTACCGACGACACGGCCAGCACCGAGCCGACAGCGACTGACCCAACCGGAACCGACGCGGCTGCGGCGGGCGACTCTGGTACGGGCGAGTTCTCTATCACCGAACCCGCTGCGGGCGCGACCTTGCCCAGCGGGGACTTCGCCCTGAGCGGTAGGGGCACCGCCGGACAAGAAATCGAACTGTTCGACGGCGACACCAGCCTCGGCAAAGTGACGGTAGACGCGGATGGAAACTGGACATTGCCTGTGACGGGCGCGGCGGCTGGAGCGCGGGCCTACGCCGTCAAGGGCAGCGACGGCACCGAACTCGCCACCCTGAGCGCCACGGTTGGGGAAGCTGGGGCCGCAAGCGGCACCGAAACCGGAACCGAAGCTGGTACGGATACCGCTGCACCCGACACTGCCGCGCCGGACGCTGCTGCACCCACTGGAGCGGCCCCCGTTGCCGCCGACTTCTCCATTACCGAACCCGCTGCCGACGCGCAGTTGCCCGCAGGCGGCTTTGCCCTCAGCGGTCAGGGCACGCCCGGAGCCAGCGTAGAAGTCTTCGAAGACGGCGTGAGCCTCGGCAGCGTGACGGTGGGCGCAGACGGCACGTGGACAAAAGACGTGCCCAGCCCCGCCGAAGGCGCACACACCTACGCCGTGAAGGCCGCAGACGGCACCGAGTTGACCACCGTGAGCGCCACTGTCGCCGCCGCCACCGCTGCTGCGGGTGCTGCTGCCGAAGCCTGCACCGAGGACTACACCCTCAGCATCACCGACGGCCAGACCGTCTCCGAACCCTTCCGCTTTGGCGGCGTGGGCGGCGGCGAAGGCTACAGCGTCACCGTCAAACGTGGCGAACGCCTGATCGGCACCAAAGACATCAAACTGGACGGAAGCTGCGGCTGGGCGTACCAGAGTCGCCCCGGCGTCGGCACCGTCACCTACGAGGTTCGTCCTCTGGGCGACGCCAGTGCCGAGCCTCTCAGCACGGTGAACTTGACCGTCGCGCAGTGA